A genomic window from Tolypothrix sp. PCC 7910 includes:
- a CDS encoding SidA/IucD/PvdA family monooxygenase, whose product MTTTTDLDFRAREALRLIGPDPENWVSDRPGIDHNVTIVGGSGSGSVFAFALRRAGIGRVTVIDAAEDESLAGVWLTRARMKKLRTPKNLPGPELGIPELSFQAWYEARHGAEAYAAIDRIPRVLWAEYLSWYRQFLGISVRYRTKLVRVEPAEGFLRLHLEVNGVSQIETTRKIIFANGVAGTGGAYIPPVLADLPRNLYAHTSELINFEALRGKTVAVLGAAASAFDAAGVALESGAKEVHLFARREAIASLPINRVRGYPGAYFNYPELSDSARWFQAWRFRQVGSTPPPDAIERVIAFPNFYLHLSAPWKSAQEKGDRIVAQVNDDTFEFDFAIAGTGYFVDPTKRSELADFSQHIALWRDRYQPPAEQHDEDLGTHPYLGKAHEYLEKVPGTAPYLKDIHVFNPAGFVSFGLPIGDVPSIRRDIPAIVSRISEDLFFADWEQHEARITGNNIAPDFEDSLYAAAVWKQPAKVAIS is encoded by the coding sequence ATGACAACAACGACTGATCTCGATTTTCGCGCTCGTGAGGCACTACGTCTCATCGGCCCCGATCCGGAAAACTGGGTGAGCGATCGCCCAGGTATTGACCACAATGTCACAATTGTTGGTGGTAGCGGTAGCGGTAGTGTTTTTGCGTTTGCGCTACGGCGTGCAGGTATCGGTCGCGTGACAGTAATTGATGCCGCCGAAGATGAAAGCCTTGCTGGCGTGTGGTTGACACGAGCAAGAATGAAAAAGCTCCGCACGCCGAAGAACCTACCAGGCCCGGAATTAGGTATTCCGGAATTGTCCTTTCAAGCTTGGTATGAAGCGCGACATGGTGCTGAAGCTTACGCAGCAATAGACCGGATTCCCAGAGTACTCTGGGCTGAATATCTGAGTTGGTATCGGCAGTTTCTCGGTATTTCAGTACGTTACCGGACGAAGTTAGTAAGAGTTGAGCCTGCTGAAGGCTTTTTGCGCTTGCACCTTGAGGTAAACGGTGTATCGCAAATAGAAACTACCCGCAAAATTATCTTCGCTAACGGTGTGGCTGGTACTGGTGGCGCGTATATACCGCCTGTATTAGCTGATCTACCACGCAATTTGTATGCACATACCTCCGAGTTGATTAACTTTGAAGCATTGCGCGGTAAAACTGTAGCGGTGTTAGGTGCGGCGGCTTCAGCTTTCGACGCAGCAGGGGTAGCGTTGGAATCGGGAGCCAAGGAAGTACATTTGTTTGCCCGTAGAGAAGCGATCGCATCTTTACCAATCAATCGTGTGCGTGGCTATCCTGGTGCTTACTTCAACTATCCAGAACTATCCGATTCGGCTCGCTGGTTTCAAGCTTGGCGATTTCGACAAGTAGGTTCCACACCACCACCTGATGCAATTGAAAGGGTAATCGCCTTTCCTAATTTTTACCTGCATCTATCTGCACCTTGGAAATCAGCCCAGGAAAAAGGCGATCGCATTGTTGCTCAGGTAAACGATGATACTTTCGAGTTTGATTTTGCGATCGCTGGTACTGGTTACTTTGTCGATCCCACAAAGCGCTCCGAACTAGCCGATTTTTCTCAGCATATTGCTTTGTGGCGCGATCGCTATCAGCCACCAGCAGAACAGCACGACGAAGATTTAGGAACGCACCCTTACCTCGGCAAAGCTCACGAGTATTTAGAAAAAGTACCTGGTACTGCACCATACCTCAAAGATATTCATGTCTTCAACCCGGCTGGTTTTGTCAGCTTTGGCTTGCCAATTGGTGATGTACCTAGCATTCGCCGTGACATCCCTGCAATAGTATCCCGCATCAGCGAGGATTTATTCTTCGCTGATTGGGAACAGCATGAAGCACGCATTACTGGTAATAACATCGCCCCCGACTTTGAAGACTCATTGTACGCCGCCGCAGTTTGGAAACAACCAGCTAAGGTTGCGATTAGTTAA
- a CDS encoding dienelactone hydrolase family protein, translating into MSIQQISNNSLPYLFSPVAEDANKPAPLVLFLHGARDRGNDLNILLKWGLPRFVDESSPLPYVFAAPQLPEGQTWVERESDVIALLDNLIASQPIDPSRVIISGFSLGTAGAWHIAASNPGRFAGLVAVSGRAPKTLEPTQLAALQEIPIQIFQGGKDEKLSIEDTEQIVTTLRQVKGQVDFTLLPDGDHFIADEVYSNPQLQQWLISQSRRSSVAV; encoded by the coding sequence ATGTCAATACAACAAATCAGCAATAATTCCTTACCTTATCTTTTCTCACCCGTGGCTGAGGATGCGAATAAACCCGCACCCTTGGTATTGTTTTTGCATGGAGCGCGCGATCGCGGCAACGATTTAAATATACTATTGAAATGGGGTTTACCACGTTTTGTGGATGAGTCAAGCCCTTTACCTTACGTCTTTGCAGCTCCCCAGCTTCCCGAAGGACAAACTTGGGTAGAGAGAGAATCAGATGTCATTGCTTTACTAGATAATCTCATTGCCTCCCAACCCATCGATCCATCCCGCGTAATTATATCTGGATTCAGCTTAGGTACAGCTGGCGCTTGGCATATCGCCGCCTCTAATCCTGGGCGCTTCGCTGGTTTGGTAGCAGTTTCCGGGCGCGCACCTAAGACATTAGAACCAACACAACTAGCTGCACTCCAAGAAATTCCCATCCAAATATTCCAAGGTGGAAAAGACGAAAAACTCTCAATTGAAGATACAGAGCAGATTGTCACCACCTTGCGTCAAGTCAAAGGTCAAGTAGATTTTACTCTACTGCCTGATGGCGATCATTTTATTGCCGATGAAGTTTACAGCAACCC
- a CDS encoding amidohydrolase family protein → MTEYSRLKTSPSAAIRATLDYPVIDTDVHTNDFTPALEDYIAKYGGAKLVDELRKAESSRLNSKADGKDWYQQTPEERQYNRTIRSPWWARVTKNTLDLATYILPELLYERQAEQGSDYSVLFPNNVLAPAGASPENRQALQRAVNHYHADLYRKYSDRLTVVAGIPMTTPQEAIEELEFAVNTLGLKVANIPGGVKRPIKAIADKYPADKFPEVARYASYIDFFGLDSEYDYDPFWAKAVELGVPITTHYGSQGWTGRSSISNYMNNHIGHFADGSQAFAKALFFGGVTKRFPQLRVGMLEGGADWGAHVYIHLVDRYSKRNLQGLQNYNPDLANADELFELFARFGGEITQGYSFTKEELAKIVLGSSFARHSRQPVGKELEDFAAAGIESIEDIRDRWVNSFFFGSESDDRTIGAAFNDKANPLNVKINAIYSSDVGHWDVPDLTDPLAESWELVKEGVISEADFKAYVFANPYKFYTEANANFFKGTAIESQVAQIQSPQLDKSFVRA, encoded by the coding sequence ATGACTGAATATAGCAGATTAAAAACTTCACCCTCAGCCGCAATCAGAGCTACCCTAGATTATCCAGTAATCGATACCGACGTTCATACCAACGATTTCACACCAGCACTAGAAGATTACATTGCTAAATATGGCGGTGCAAAACTTGTAGACGAATTGCGGAAGGCGGAATCATCTCGCCTGAACTCTAAAGCAGATGGTAAAGACTGGTATCAACAAACTCCAGAAGAACGTCAATACAATCGCACAATTCGTTCTCCTTGGTGGGCGAGAGTAACTAAAAATACTCTAGATTTAGCTACATACATCCTGCCAGAATTGCTGTATGAACGTCAGGCAGAACAAGGTTCAGATTATTCGGTACTATTTCCCAATAACGTCCTCGCACCTGCTGGAGCTAGCCCAGAGAACCGCCAAGCCCTGCAACGAGCGGTTAATCACTATCATGCTGATTTATATCGCAAATATAGCGATCGCCTGACGGTGGTAGCTGGTATTCCTATGACTACTCCTCAAGAAGCCATTGAGGAATTAGAATTTGCAGTAAATACACTAGGTCTAAAAGTAGCAAATATTCCTGGTGGTGTAAAACGACCAATTAAAGCGATCGCAGATAAATATCCTGCTGATAAATTCCCAGAAGTTGCTAGATATGCTTCTTACATAGACTTCTTTGGTCTGGATAGTGAATATGACTACGATCCATTCTGGGCAAAAGCTGTAGAGTTGGGTGTACCTATTACTACCCACTACGGTAGCCAAGGTTGGACTGGTCGCTCCTCCATCAGTAACTACATGAACAACCATATCGGTCACTTTGCCGATGGTTCCCAAGCTTTTGCGAAGGCGTTGTTCTTTGGTGGTGTCACCAAACGCTTCCCACAATTGCGCGTGGGAATGCTCGAAGGGGGTGCAGATTGGGGCGCTCATGTCTACATTCATTTAGTAGATCGTTACTCTAAGCGTAATCTTCAGGGGCTACAAAACTACAACCCAGATTTGGCAAACGCTGATGAGTTGTTCGAGTTGTTTGCACGCTTTGGTGGCGAAATTACACAAGGGTATTCCTTCACCAAAGAAGAATTAGCCAAGATTGTGTTGGGTTCTTCCTTTGCGCGTCATAGCCGTCAACCAGTAGGTAAGGAATTAGAAGACTTTGCCGCAGCCGGAATTGAAAGCATTGAAGATATCCGCGATCGCTGGGTGAATAGCTTCTTCTTTGGTTCCGAATCTGACGATCGCACCATCGGCGCAGCATTCAACGACAAAGCCAATCCCTTAAACGTGAAGATTAACGCCATCTATTCCTCAGATGTCGGTCACTGGGATGTACCCGATTTGACAGATCCTCTCGCAGAAAGCTGGGAATTGGTGAAAGAAGGCGTAATTTCCGAAGCTGACTTCAAAGCTTATGTATTCGCTAATCCCTACAAGTTCTACACCGAAGCTAACGCCAACTTCTTCAAGGGTACAGCTATTGAATCCCAAGTAGCTCAAATCCAATCACCACAACTAGATAAAAGCTTTGTAAGGGCATAG